The genomic interval TCAGGCATGGCAGTGCTAAACCACCCTTTTTTCTTGGCAGTTGGAGAGTGTTATGGCTTCTCTTTGTTTTTTGCCCTGGCAAAGGCACCTTGATATAAGTCTGTCCCACTCCACAAATTGCTTATCTGGAATATCAACAGGCAAGGTTTTAAACAGATACAAAAGACTTGGTAATAAGTTCAATTTAGAGATTTAGGAGATGGGTCTGTCCAAATCTTTCGGCAGAAACACCCTGAGATATTTCATTGATTCTGCCTGCCATTAAAGTTTATAATCAGACTTTATGTAATCAGGAGGGTCTTATTTATAAACTAGCACCTGGGTCTTatgtacatttaatttataccTTGACAAAGATCCAAATACTAGAAGTGATCTCATGAAAttggaagagagaaagaggggtcACTCAATTAAATCAGGACATCGGTGGTTCGATGAACAATACTAAGGGGACTTTAATAGTTAAACTAATTGTTAAATGCCCATTCCTTTTAATTCTAGCAGATGACTTGTCATATACATTCTTGATAATACTTATAGCATCATCATGAAACCTACATTTTCCTAAAACCTTGTATAAGTATGAACAGTTCACCGAATCATAAGCCTTTTCAGCATCCagcccaaaaataacattaatTCAACTCTGTATTCATTTTGAATCttagtaaattatttttatttaaaagaaagaaacaatttcattttatcaatgtaAATAAGTAAAGGGAAAGTCTATATTGGCTTGACAACAAGCTCAGAACCCCCCAGGacagtgaaaatgaatgaatgatgacatttaacatatattattgaaaaaaacacacagagcaaAAATTACAATTCAATATCTTTAGTATTGTAATTATAATTCATTTATTCCAATTGATTGATCCAATACAATCCAAACATACACAGTTCACCTGCATGTGTgggaggaaaccggagcacccggagtaAACCCACGCAGACATGGGAGGCTGCATTCACACAGCCACCACACCGCCCTAAGAGTGAAGGTAAATCAACTGCAAAACATCTGGGAACATATCGTAAAGATTTGTGTTTATGAATCCTTCCCTCAACTAGTGgaggcagatggccgcccacctaGACTCGGGTTCTGGTCAAGGTTTCGGCCTGTTAAAAACAAGTTTTTTCTTGTGTCGGCCGGACTAAGTGCAATGgttcttgggggaattgttgggtccccCAAGAACCATAGAGTATGgtctagaccagtggttcccaaactttttcacgTCAAGGATCCCTTAGTCTGGATCAGCGGAAGTACATCGCCTCTtgccttccgctctctgtgtgttggcaTTCTTAAAATCCCTTCAatacgggaaacaacaacaaactttgagctagcaagctacatgctcAAATGGCTAACTAacagtctatatccttgacgttccacttcagtgattgctccggtgccgccaggggcgtagcacaaaattctgggccgtgtagaaaggcattttctatgggcccctccccgcatccacagctattcattctagcatctttctGGGCCCTCCTCacgagggccctgggtactcagtccccttttttcccccagtcgGACACCCCTGGGTgccacaggaaattccgccggatgagtgtattttccgtttccttccgctttctttgcgttggaattttaaatttggtggatttctgaggactatggttaactgctcctcagatctctgcagggtaaatccagacagctagctagactatctgtgcaatctgagttttctctcgcacggctattttgcagcggctctgtgtggAGTTTAGCATCGCCCataacgattctgattggtttaaagaaatgccactaaaccaaagcacgttttcctcccatccccgaaccGTGATGTCTGAACCAAGGTATAAACTGGACCGTGACTTCTgtgtaccgttccacccctaaAATCAGGACAGAGGCCTAGCAATGCGTatccatggcactgtgtacattaaaatataatttatatttaatgtggcgtttttcttttgcggggtgcaaatgttccaccaaaacaagtttcttcacGAGActtttttgcagagccaccgtcacaGCGTCCAGAACTTAGCGGCgcccaaaacgattgtgattggtttaaaggaatgcAAACTTCCCAGATCGTTTTTTTCTCCAAtcctagaatgtatgtgtgatgtagccagaccttactccccAGCGCTGTGGTCTAATGGCAATGTGATACTAAGGACCCCTAAAccgacacaaattagaccacagaCCCCATTTAATAAGATTTTGTCCCAGTGTCCCCCCATCTGATAGgacttttgcttttagatgttcaTAAAGTGTATAAAACCTatgaccaaaatagtcataATTGCTGttattgtgttacttatggatggaatgGTAGTAATAATAAATGATTCccctttttgctggggaccccctggaGCCCCCTAAAGGTCCGGACCCCACTTTGAAAACcactggtctagacctactctaacaggaaagtgtcctgagatatcTTCTGTTATCATTTGacactaaaataaaattgatttgaaTTTAATCGAATTTCTCCACCTCCATTtacaatatgttttaaaatatattggGGGGGAAATACATATATGTTTGCTGATATTTTAGTGACTACAAATTTTAGTACACAAATTCAGGTGGATTCAGGTAGTTTTGCGGTTGATTTACCTTCAGCTTCAACTATCTTACCGTGAACCCTGAAGCTGTACAGGCAGGTGTAGTCTATGTTTCCCCAGTTGCTGTCAATCTGTAGCTTCACATATCGGAAGACTCCTTTGTCTGGATTCTGgtaagagacaagagagagaaatgaacaaagagagtcagagagagaaatgaTGAAATCCATCTCTATAATACAGTTAGTTTGACTACCACCATTTGCAGCCATTAACATGGGAAGGAAGAGCTTTCATTCTCAGAAGAATCTCTACTTATTATCCTATACATGTTCATGAGAGCTCTTCTGTCATATCATACTCACAGGCAGTTTAAAGGTCTGAAATGCTGCGCCGTCTTCATCATAAACCAGTGTTCCCAAATGGGTTCCTTCCTCGTCAGTGGTAGAAATGAGCATCCTTCCctggagaagaaaaagagatgaGCTAAGCCTTTTGTTGTACACTGTGTGAATAAAACTGACAAGTATGCTGGACatatccagtggtggaatgtaactaattacatttactcaagtactgtacttaagtacaaatgttgaggtacttgtactttacttgtttacttcttcttctactccactacatttcagagagaaatattgtgcttttgactccactacattcatctgcaCACCatcacagctttagttactacaaattaagatttttgcacacaaaactcaTGTAGTTTATCAAATCcgatgtttttatataaattaaactagccatcaatataacggcctacaagtacaTCTGAAGTATTAGACGATTAAAACACAGAACTGTTGGGATCATTTCCTGTGTATAAATCCTGATCAAACAGATGAAGATGACTCACGTATGAACACATATTGCCTGAGTAGCTCCACATCCAGCTGGAGCTTCTTTAGTTCCATCCCCATCATCAGATTTTGCTTGAGCATCTCCTCCCCCTCATTTATCTGTTTTAGTTGCATAATCTTGATGCCATCTTTCTGGAGTATCTCCATCTCCTGCTGGAGCTCTTTTACATGCATGCTcatgtgtatgtaatgtgtgaTTCCTGAGGTCACAAAGCACAAAGGTTAGAAATTAAGTTTAAGGATCTGGTAAAATTTAAGACTCCACAAATAATttaaggcgagacactacaggtgaatagggtaaaattttaaaataatagatatcaccatgaaacttcctcagttgattacttacataagtatataaaaaaaatgtattacaagtttttgaaatgtgtatgtttaattatgcaaattaggcattatCTCATTAGATATGCGTgattttgcatatattttcGGTAGATAGATCTGAACATATGATAAAGCCaggtgcaaaattattttttcattttgtttacacacaagatgaaaacaaaattacagagGGATTTCAGGATATCTGCTTTCATTACCTAGAAAATCCAAATATACTGTCCATAGCcttaaaaaatcgattttcgatatatttttttgcttaaaatgtcacataaatCAGGCCAGGAATGATTTATTAACAAATCCCTCTGTAAATATCTTCAGAATACTGCTAAGTGTATaactggaaagtttggtgtaCATAGGTGCTACATAGGCTGAGATGTTTATACTGGAGAATGACAAAAAcctcattttgagaaaacggcatttaaagatttaaataggggaatttaatacatttctatTGGAGAAATTgctcaaaaacagaataaatgcccaggcccttagtaataataatacagaatATTTCAAGCTCATGAAAAttgattatttaataaaatggcAGGCATATAAGGCCTACAAGTGCAGTAACTCATTGAATTAACATTTGCGTATCATGCACAAAGTTGCCAACAAAACCCACGCTAGACAGTTGTATGGACAGAACAAGACCAACAGTAGATGTCACAGCTTTCTAAAGTCTAATTGTCCACTCCAGCACCATATGTAGGCTAGTTTAGCTGTGCTTAGACTCTTGAGCCTATGTTTTACACTGCAGTTGTGACAGCCTCAGCTTTCGAGATCCTGAGCATTTCAATTTCTCTCGTTGAATTGACCATCACaactgtgctctgaagccacaactTCTCCATAACAGAcagcatggcagaggcaccttCATCAAGGTGGAGATGGCCATACTTAACAGaaagcatggcagaggcaccttCATTGAAGGTGAAGATGGCCATACTTGCTGCTGCCTCAAGCTTACTTTCCCCAcaaaacagtcccctcagtcagccgatggagaagctaactaaccaggctcccatcagcaccggttcataacaacacaacagaaccaaacttattatgaatcattcaaaagaccaatatttagaacattggagaaagcaaaccaagtagactaaattgttatttgaccaccaactaggtcagacagacaggtcagtgagagagagagagacaggctcagtgaccaccagctgggtcagacagagatgcatttcctcctccactgggaaaaactatcttcactaagagaattacaccttggaaaaatagccaaaaaaataaaacttcccaaagttaccaccagaaaagaagctggtagttctcctaggagaagagaagctggtagttctcctaggagaagagaagctggtagtccccctaggagaggagacagcagctctactgacagctaaatatggatctgtctgccacagcctgagggactcacaaccacttaggatcccaaaattatagatttgtttagtagcctattatatagtaattatattatacaaccattttaactgttgtgtaatgttttgtaatatagtgtgttgtatcgcgatcagtacagtgtagttagtatatatgtgacacatatgacatgtaggctatatgactttgtgtaaactgctttcagagagagagagtctgtctgattacctccgctgtccgaaaactcctgttttctgaacgacaGTTGACACATCGACGTACTATGTGAAGGCATTTCATCATATGCGGTCGTAGTGTGTAATCCCCTGTGTCTTCTTACTAAtaacaactgttttcgtcttctctgaggtgattttcgaccgttttcgacgcatttattttgacattctgaactaccgcggaaatgtcaTAGCGCGTCACGTGACCATTCTAAGCGAATCACGTTGTCAGGAATTgtcatcagccaatgagattgcgcatTTAGTGCTAAatccccccttttactttcacgattggttgctgatgaaaaggaaatgaccatatttggatccgacagcattgtagaggagagagagagctttccaacggtatatgagatgacagggtgcagacagcgatcgcggagcagcgggatgatttagaacgccaacttctgttgaatttaggagaaatctaccgaCGCAAACtgacaaagtgtagtaaaataaagacctaaatgtgtatttttgactttttatcacctAAAGTCTGAAAGAAGATATGTAATTGAACATAAATAgccaaaaatctcaaaattgaccagtgaaaaaaaaacgatgTTTTTACCTGCCGTGTCTCGCCTTAAACCAAAAAATATACTGCTGCCTGGAAACATACAACTGTTCACAGATAGAGAGGGGGGGTTATAACTTAACAGGGGAATTCTATTTGAAACAGCAGTATGCTCGGACCAATCGCAAAAGTATGTTTTTCAATTTGCAGTGTGGTTTTGTGGAATGGTCTTGACGACATGATCAAACAGTATAAATATAATGCAATTCTAAAAGAATTGCAAAAATGTACAAAAGATATATTTTTGATAATACAGAAGTGACCAAGGAGAATGTCAATCAAAATgatgcttgtttttttgttctttttttcttaataaGTAGGACGGAAACTGGAGTAGTATGTTCGTATTGTTTAAAAATGGTCTGTTTAGTTTATCTTATTGGATTGTGCCCTTGCCTGTGATAAAGACTGGGGGTAGGACTTGACAGGCCTAGGCTTCCTATACCCTTTTttctagtgtgtgtgttatgttgaagttttttttaaatcttttttttcattatccttttcttcattttatttatttttgaagcgttcaaaataaagataaaaaataaagctaTCATTTCTATTGACTAAGAGTGTAACCATACATGGATCTGGATCGATATATATCGACTCAATCCTCAGCGATCCAATATTATCGTTACAAAGTGGAACTATCACTATGTATCCTCATCTTTAAGatgtgcctttattttgaaatgtccaCTACAagagtagtttgtttttaatttaaatgtctggaagagtTTAGTAATGAAATTATCAAATgttattttagttgctttttgtcAGTGAATATAAATGTAAGtgattgtgttaaatgggcTTATGTATCGTCTCGTATCGGTTGCAGTCCTCTGAATTGAATCAAATGgaaatcatatcttggcagACTTTGTGAGatcagtaaatattgtatcGTTGTCTTAAGAATCAATATATTATCATATGGTGATTGTTTTATTTACACCACTACTATTGACAAGAacctcttaaaaaataaaataaaagcagcgGCCCCAGGTTTTAGTGTATTAGAAATTATGTTAGCGTAAGATTTGGAGGAAACTCACCAAGGGCCAGAAGGAGCAGGATGCAGAGAACGCTGATAATCTTTACTGCAGTGGTCCAAGTGTGATTGGTCTGAGTGGGGACTCCGGTCTCTATGGTCTGAGTGGGGACTCCGGTCTCTATGGTCTGAGTGGGGACTCCGGTCTCTATGGTCTGAGTGGGGACTCCGATCTTTATGGTCTGAGTCTCAAAAGGGATTTGTGTAGTGTTGTGATGTAGATAGTGATTTTGTGTGTCACCGATGTTACTGGTGTTTCCGTCATGGCCTATTGACTCGTGGTGATGACCACGTTGACCTTTCCTCCTCTGAAAGATCCTAAAAGACACAACAGAAGTTAGTAAACACTGACGTGCGATATGTCGTCGCTGTCGGGTAACAACCTTGTATCTCCATATTTCgtcatttaatttcttttcataTATCAATGATACGGTTCTGGTCAACCTTTACGTCTATCTGtgggttttacaaatattttaacAGTGATGAGGCAATTTCATCAGACTTTGTCGGAGGTAAATAGCTTAATATAGAGTTTTCAAATTAGCTTGTGAtttccaaaaacaaagcaacagTTTTGgacataaaatgtttttttttgagagCGACGATGTGTTGAGATTTATAAAGTGCTGACCTCACAGCATATGCACTATACATGACACAacatgtgcacacaaacacagtccgCTACTTACCTGTAACAGGTCTCCCTGTAGGAAATGATTGGAGTCCTCTCCTCCCTGTAATAGCCAGCTTCCTCCAAACGAGGACTTCTTCTCAACATGGCTGGAAAATGGTAAAAAGACAGACGGGCAAATCATCAttgacacacagccacacactgtTTACTACATATGGTTGATAGTAGGCAGACAGGCAAACCAATTGTGCATTTTATGACTAAAGCATGAAACTTTCAGCATATAATCTACATTCCCCCCAACATTGCCATCCATTATAATCATGTATATATTCCCCCTTGAAATCCTTTAGGTTTTTTAATTTGAgggaatttatttttataacaatTCTCATTCTAATTAACCTTGTTCCTTGTTTCAAACTATGCCGTGTTAGGTCTTTGAATTTGAAGGAATTAGGCCACCCGACCATCCCCTTAATATGTGTAACAGTACCCCCCATGTTGAAATGAAATCTACTCCCATCGTCATGGGTTTAGTTTAAATACATAGCGTTACATTTTAATATCCCTTTTTGTCGCAGCGATTAAACAGCAGTCATTCCAGGCATATATGTATTTGATTATTTGAAAAAATTGCCTTTTTTGGATGCTGACGACATCGCAGAATTTTCTGTCTGAATGCCTGTGACATACAATAATTTGAAATTTGACAGCCTGAAATGTGTTTGCCCTCTGCCTAGCTAGTCTCAGAGGTCCAATCTAAAATGCCTTCAAgactaaaaataaaattcatGGTTTCAAATTGGAGAAAATGTCATGCTTTAGCTAAATGCACAATACTTTTCAGGCTCATCTGCTCCACTATTATATTGTCAGTAGGAACAACAGTACAATTTTATTAATCGCAGCAAGGAAATACAATTGGTGGTAACTTACCTCTTATTTTTATGATGCAAGAAGTGAATTAGTCGAAATCCTTGATGACTAATGCATTCTATATGTTAATTTATACATGCAACTGTTGTCAGAGCAACCCAGATGCTTTACTGTGAACCACATACATGAAgtcattttcaaattaaaattgCCCACATTTTTAGATTCATAATAAAAGAGTTGATATAATGACTTTAGATGAGAACATGGAGGTTATTGTAAACTCACCATGATCTGTAATTATCACAAATATATTTTGATTATGAAAACATACCTATACTTTACATGATAAaactgaattaaataaaaataaaaaaaggcttgGGAACAAAAACTAACCCAACCAAATTTAGTTTGAGACTTCTAACTTAAAATGACCAATTGATTTAAGTCTTCTAAATAAACTGCTCCCTGCTAGAACCTAAAGAAACCTCTCTGTAGTCTACTTAAAGACTTTCTCAACCAGGCTttatttacacatacagtatatatacacacaagacacaaaggTAGCCACACTCAAAATGCCTACATATTTCTTTACAAAGAAATACAAAGACAGAACCGGCAGGGTTAAAAACAACCCCTCAGAGTTAACAAATCAACCTGTTCCAGATAGAAGGCAGATGCCATCTATAATAATCTCTATTATAgcagaaaacataaaaaaatatataaaaaatgaggCAGTTTATCATCATTCATCTTCAGCTAGATTTACACTAAACATTGAAATGTAAATAATTCACTTATTAAGGAGAATGTAACTCTTTTTAACTGAAATTTATGATACAGGAAGTCAAATTATTTGCACAATTGTGACTCtcctgttaataaaaaaaaagaagcatgaTGAACAGATAAAGATGCATTTACTGCAGGCTGTATTGTTAAAAAACTATtagtttaaatttaatttaacttgTATAACATTCTTCACACATGGAAACCCTTCCCAAAAAAAGAGACTAATAGTGAATGTATTTAGGTAACAAGTCTCTATGTCTCTGGTTGGAGTCGGAGCAAACAAAAGATCAAAACAGCTTTCCCTTTATGTCAGAATTGGACAGTAAAATAAACCTCCGTTTAAGTCACAATTTGAACTTCGGATGCTATTATGGTTACACATAACATAACCCCAACCTGTGAACTGCCAGACTGTGCATGGCATTTAaataacttaaagtgctcatattatgctcattttcaggttgtaccagaataggtttatgtagtttaattttcagaaaacaccatatatttgttgtactgcacattgctgcagctcctcttttcaccctgtgtgttgagctctcggttttagctacagagtgagacatctcacttctgttccatctttgttgggagttgcacatgcgcagtacctaggtaaggactactagccaggagaaggtaagtccctttggggtggactttgggctttttcactttgtaaacctataacgtgcacaaaaaagatatataacacaataaaggaaagggaaagagCCAAAAAGCattatatgagcactttaaaaagagTTTGGGGGTTACATTTTGAAGAAAGAGATGCCTCCAATACACCCTGCACCTAATGAGGCTTCCTGGTCTAtcaaataaatcatttaaaagtcAGCTGGCAACAGACACTGCCAACCTACACAAGTCagaacaaaacatttcagacgcAAACTACAAAAGTAGGGTGATTAAATGTGTTTACCAGCATATCCTAAAAAGCTTAACAGTTGGTACAATATAAATGCACATTCACCCCTATAGTCAAAGGTTTCTGAATACCTAGTTTGGGGATGATTTCAAGCATCCTATTGTGAATGAAGCAAGTATGAACTTCTTTACttcaatggacctttttcacagcagagatttgacttgtcatagtaggagaagcacagctgaaattga from Perca fluviatilis chromosome 21, GENO_Pfluv_1.0, whole genome shotgun sequence carries:
- the LOC120551654 gene encoding uncharacterized protein LOC120551654, which encodes MLRRSPRLEEAGYYREERTPIISYRETCYRIFQRRKGQRGHHHESIGHDGNTSNIGDTQNHYLHHNTTQIPFETQTIKIGVPTQTIETGVPTQTIETGVPTQTIETGVPTQTNHTWTTAVKIISVLCILLLLALGITHYIHMSMHVKELQQEMEILQKDGIKIMQLKQINEGEEMLKQNLMMGMELKKLQLDVELLRQYVFIRKDAHFYH